The following coding sequences are from one Chroogloeocystis siderophila 5.2 s.c.1 window:
- the priA gene encoding primosomal protein N': MYLPGLKSSIVAAEPRVPFQLTSRWIEVLVDCPGVQGIYTYKLPAELDVQPGDILSVPFGTSQVGAIAIRLSQPPADLAQDKIKEVIDIVSAGFFPSGYWQLLNRIAEYYYTPLMQVIRVALPPGLLGRSQRRIRLIAKADAATQFLTPAARQILELLQAQNQGDYSFTHIQRQVKGAYRGVRELLRSHLVESYLEPPRLSKPKRQKAVTLVGTGLESDITSRQREILEVLRRRGGDMWLSELLQICSTSSATLKTLEQKGYIVIQEREVLRIAFDVIAQDQPKALTSAQSQALETITQLDGYAQVLLHGVTGSGKTEVYLQAIAPLLNQGKSALVLVPEIGLTPQLTDRFRARFGNKVCVYHSALSDGERYDTWRQMLTGEPQVVIGTRSAVFAPLPHLGLIILDEEHDSSFKQDQPIPTYHARTVATWRAELENCPLVLGSATPSLETWVEVKSENTLNTHYLSLPERIQSRPLPPVEIVDMRQELQQGNRSIFSRSLQGALQQLQEREQQGILFIHRRGHSTFVSCRSCGYVIECPHCDVSLAYHQTEEKAPEILRCHYCNYAQSHPRHCPECSSPYLKFFGSGTQRVAQELTRQFPQLRVIRFDSDTTRTKGSHRTLLTRFANREADLLVGTQMLTKGLDLPQVTLVGVVAADGLLHLADYRAAERAFQTLTQVAGRAGRGEDPGRVILQTYSPEHPVIQAVQQHVYEAFTEAELQQRAALNYPPYGRLILLRLSSTDPATVESTAQQIAAQLNTISNCEILGPAPASVLRVSNRYRWQILLKLASEIQPELPDWEAMRSLIPPSVSLTIDVDPLNFM, translated from the coding sequence ATGTATCTTCCTGGCTTGAAATCATCAATCGTCGCAGCAGAACCGAGAGTTCCCTTTCAACTTACCTCGCGTTGGATTGAAGTATTAGTAGATTGCCCAGGAGTGCAAGGTATTTATACTTATAAATTACCAGCAGAGTTAGACGTACAACCAGGAGACATTTTGAGTGTACCGTTTGGTACATCGCAAGTAGGAGCGATCGCGATTCGTTTATCACAACCACCAGCAGATTTAGCCCAAGACAAAATCAAAGAAGTCATAGATATCGTCAGTGCGGGCTTTTTTCCTAGTGGATATTGGCAATTACTCAATCGTATTGCTGAATATTACTACACGCCATTGATGCAAGTGATTCGAGTTGCTTTACCGCCAGGGTTATTAGGGCGATCGCAGCGGCGCATTCGGCTGATTGCAAAAGCAGATGCTGCGACTCAATTTTTAACTCCCGCAGCGCGACAAATCCTTGAACTGTTGCAAGCGCAAAATCAGGGAGATTATAGCTTTACCCACATCCAACGCCAAGTTAAAGGCGCGTATCGTGGAGTACGGGAATTGCTGCGATCGCACTTGGTAGAAAGTTACTTAGAACCGCCACGATTGTCTAAACCAAAGCGACAAAAAGCCGTTACGCTCGTAGGAACTGGATTAGAAAGTGATATCACTTCCCGCCAGCGCGAAATTTTAGAAGTTTTGCGACGTCGTGGTGGCGATATGTGGCTAAGTGAGTTGTTGCAGATTTGTAGTACGAGTTCCGCAACGCTCAAAACATTAGAGCAAAAAGGTTATATTGTTATTCAAGAGCGCGAGGTGTTACGCATCGCGTTCGATGTGATCGCACAAGATCAACCCAAAGCCTTAACATCAGCGCAGTCGCAAGCCTTAGAAACGATTACTCAGTTGGATGGCTACGCTCAAGTTTTGCTGCATGGAGTGACAGGATCGGGAAAAACCGAAGTTTATTTACAAGCGATCGCGCCATTGCTCAATCAAGGTAAATCCGCCTTAGTTCTCGTTCCCGAAATTGGGTTGACGCCACAATTAACAGATCGTTTCCGCGCGCGTTTTGGTAACAAAGTCTGTGTCTACCACAGCGCCTTATCCGATGGCGAACGTTATGACACCTGGCGACAAATGCTAACAGGCGAACCGCAAGTCGTGATTGGTACGCGTTCGGCAGTATTTGCACCTTTACCGCATTTAGGTTTAATCATCCTCGATGAAGAACATGATAGCAGCTTCAAACAAGACCAACCAATTCCTACCTATCATGCGCGTACCGTAGCCACTTGGCGCGCTGAACTCGAAAATTGTCCTCTCGTTTTAGGTTCCGCCACTCCTTCTTTAGAAACGTGGGTAGAAGTGAAAAGCGAGAACACGTTAAATACCCATTACCTCTCCCTTCCCGAACGCATCCAATCGCGCCCTCTTCCTCCTGTAGAAATAGTTGATATGCGCCAAGAGTTGCAGCAGGGAAATCGTTCAATTTTTAGCCGATCGCTACAAGGTGCTTTACAGCAGTTGCAAGAACGCGAACAGCAGGGAATTTTATTTATCCACCGTCGGGGACACAGTACGTTTGTTTCTTGTCGTAGTTGCGGATACGTCATTGAGTGTCCGCATTGCGATGTTTCGCTAGCGTATCACCAAACCGAGGAAAAAGCGCCAGAAATCTTGCGGTGTCATTACTGTAATTATGCACAGTCGCATCCGCGTCATTGTCCTGAATGTAGTTCGCCTTATTTAAAGTTTTTTGGTAGCGGAACACAGCGAGTCGCACAAGAGTTAACGCGACAGTTTCCGCAGTTACGAGTCATTCGGTTTGATAGTGATACAACTCGTACCAAAGGTTCACATCGCACGCTACTAACGCGGTTTGCAAACCGCGAAGCTGATTTGTTGGTGGGAACGCAAATGCTGACAAAAGGACTTGATTTACCACAAGTTACCTTAGTTGGCGTTGTCGCTGCGGATGGATTGTTGCATCTCGCCGATTATCGCGCCGCCGAACGTGCGTTTCAAACCTTGACACAAGTTGCAGGTCGTGCTGGGCGCGGCGAAGATCCAGGAAGAGTCATTTTACAAACGTATTCGCCTGAACATCCTGTGATTCAAGCAGTGCAACAACACGTCTACGAAGCTTTTACTGAAGCAGAATTGCAGCAACGCGCTGCACTCAATTATCCACCCTATGGAAGATTGATTTTGTTGCGATTAAGTAGCACTGATCCAGCTACGGTAGAAAGTACCGCCCAACAGATCGCAGCACAGTTAAACACTATCTCGAATTGTGAGATTTTAGGACCCGCACCAGCAAGTGTTTTACGAGTTTCTAATCGTTACCGTTGGCAAATTCTACTGAAGCTTGCATCGGAGATACAGCCCGAATTACCCGACTGGGAAGCTATGCGATCGCTGATTCCACCTTCGGTAAGTCTCACCATCGATGTCGATCCACTAAATTTTATGTAA
- a CDS encoding carbon dioxide-concentrating mechanism protein CcmK has protein sequence MPIAVGMIETKGFPAVVEAADAMVKAARVTLVGYEKIGSARVTVIVRGDVSEVQASVAAGVDAARRVNGGEVVSTHIIARPHENLEYVLPIRYTEAVEQFRM, from the coding sequence ATGCCAATTGCAGTGGGAATGATTGAGACGAAGGGCTTTCCAGCAGTGGTGGAAGCAGCCGACGCCATGGTGAAAGCTGCACGGGTGACGCTTGTCGGTTATGAAAAAATTGGTAGTGCGCGGGTCACAGTTATTGTGCGCGGGGACGTTTCCGAAGTGCAAGCTTCGGTTGCGGCTGGAGTTGATGCGGCAAGACGAGTCAACGGCGGTGAAGTTGTTTCGACTCACATTATTGCCCGTCCTCACGAAAACTTGGAGTACGTGCTGCCAATTCGGTATACCGAAGCCGTAGAACAGTTCCGAATGTAA
- a CDS encoding YdeI/OmpD-associated family protein — protein sequence MAIDDLETFQAQDRQQWREWLEKNHCTSRGIWLIYYKVKSGKPSVQYSEAVKEALCFGWIDSKVRSLDTESYMQIFTPRKSKSVWSKLNKQYIEELIEQNLMTEAGLKKIETAKQDGSWTTLDESEALIIPADLQQALIANETANQYFVAFSNTIKKNILYWITSAKRIETRLKRIEQTVNSAAQNKSPLAR from the coding sequence ATGGCAATTGATGACTTAGAAACCTTTCAAGCTCAAGATCGCCAACAGTGGCGGGAATGGCTAGAGAAAAATCATTGTACTTCTCGCGGTATTTGGCTCATCTACTACAAAGTAAAAAGTGGTAAGCCAAGCGTTCAATATAGCGAAGCAGTAAAAGAAGCTTTATGCTTTGGTTGGATTGATAGTAAAGTGAGATCTTTAGATACTGAATCTTATATGCAGATCTTCACACCTCGAAAATCAAAAAGTGTGTGGTCAAAATTAAATAAGCAGTATATCGAAGAATTGATAGAACAAAATTTGATGACTGAGGCTGGTCTTAAAAAGATTGAAACTGCAAAACAAGATGGTTCATGGACTACGTTAGATGAGAGTGAAGCTTTGATAATTCCGGCAGATTTGCAGCAAGCATTAATAGCGAATGAAACTGCTAATCAATATTTTGTGGCATTTAGTAATACAATTAAAAAGAATATACTGTATTGGATTACTAGTGCTAAGCGTATAGAAACAAGATTGAAGCGCATCGAGCAAACTGTCAATTCAGCAGCACAAAACAAAAGTCCTCTAGCACGATAA
- a CDS encoding CO2 hydration protein gives MVSITNKPLNHPFATYITRIETGKTLLPDSSENVLDVVGILKSYGIVLDAYSKNLIYISENQFLVLFPFFKYFNGDISFQKLLRHWWHDRINFEYAEYCMKAMLWHGGGGLDSYLDSAEFKTRAAAAIQAKFKNNPFMLGLNQLFPDFLTEQVRVLSYYSALGQFWRVMSDMFIALSERYDKGEIKTIPQVVEHIKAGLVNAAALPITYSVELHGKVYDIVPKSIGLTFLADTAIPYVEAVFFRGTPFQGTVSYNAQAHQIPPDQARFAYGALYADPLPVGGAGIPPTLLMQDMRHFLPDYLHKLYQKRSRREEDDLRVQICISFQKSMFCVTNAAILGLMPYPIDTTVPEEQAVNRAFLVNWMDRFMTSRLQDVQVA, from the coding sequence ATGGTCAGCATTACTAATAAGCCTCTCAACCATCCCTTTGCTACATATATTACGCGCATCGAAACTGGAAAAACACTGCTTCCTGATTCTTCAGAAAATGTTCTCGATGTTGTCGGTATCCTCAAAAGCTATGGTATTGTTTTGGATGCTTACTCTAAAAACCTGATTTACATTTCTGAAAATCAATTTTTGGTTTTATTTCCCTTTTTCAAATACTTCAACGGCGATATCTCATTCCAAAAACTTCTCCGCCACTGGTGGCATGATCGCATTAACTTTGAATATGCCGAATACTGCATGAAAGCGATGCTCTGGCATGGTGGTGGCGGTTTAGATAGCTATTTAGATTCAGCCGAATTCAAAACACGCGCTGCCGCCGCAATTCAAGCTAAGTTCAAAAATAATCCTTTCATGTTGGGATTAAACCAACTATTTCCTGACTTTCTCACCGAACAAGTCCGCGTTTTATCGTATTACAGCGCACTAGGTCAATTTTGGCGCGTTATGAGCGATATGTTTATAGCTTTGTCAGAGCGCTACGACAAAGGAGAAATTAAAACTATTCCTCAAGTTGTAGAGCATATCAAAGCAGGCTTAGTCAATGCTGCGGCATTACCAATTACTTACTCGGTTGAACTTCACGGTAAAGTTTACGATATTGTTCCCAAATCTATCGGTTTAACATTTCTTGCCGATACAGCCATCCCTTATGTTGAAGCCGTTTTCTTTCGCGGTACACCGTTTCAAGGTACAGTTTCCTACAACGCCCAAGCGCACCAAATTCCACCCGATCAAGCACGATTTGCTTATGGTGCACTTTATGCCGATCCTTTACCCGTTGGTGGTGCAGGAATTCCACCTACTTTATTAATGCAGGATATGCGGCATTTTCTCCCAGATTATTTGCATAAACTGTATCAAAAGCGCAGCCGTCGGGAAGAAGACGATTTACGCGTACAAATTTGTATTAGTTTTCAAAAGTCGATGTTTTGTGTTACCAATGCCGCAATTTTAGGCTTAATGCCGTATCCCATCGATACAACGGTTCCTGAAGAACAAGCAGTAAATCGCGCATTTTTAGTCAATTGGATGGATCGATTTATGACTTCACGGTTACAAGATGTACAAGTTGCATAA
- the guaD gene encoding guanine deaminase, with product MLTQSVKAFRCAFLDFVDDPFYVSEAESVRYIADGLLVIENGKIKELGHYQSLQSKYAEVPITAYPGMLIMPGFIDTHIHFPQTEMIAAYGEQLLEWLNEYVFPTEAKFKDKAYAQKIAAIFLNELLRNGTTTALVFATVHPQSVDAFFEEASRQNLRMIAGKVMMDRHAPDNLSDTAETSYQESKQLIQKWHKKERLLYAVTPRFAITSTPEQLRLAGKLLTEFPDVYLHTHLSENVNEVEWVKQLFPESQGYLDVYDRAGLVGDRSVFAHGVQLTDAEFQRLSQAKSAIAFCPTSNLFLGSGLFKLTQAKCREHPVKLGLGTDVGAGTSFSLLDTASEAYKVAQLQNQKLSPFQALFLATLGGAKALSLEDKIGNFDIGKEADFVVLNMRATPLMALRNPATTPTSLAELAEQVFALIVLGGDRAVHATYIMGEVYTPYYEGVS from the coding sequence ATGCTAACACAATCAGTTAAAGCTTTTCGTTGTGCTTTCCTTGACTTTGTTGACGATCCATTTTATGTTTCTGAAGCTGAAAGTGTCCGCTATATCGCTGATGGATTACTTGTCATCGAAAATGGTAAAATAAAGGAATTAGGACATTATCAAAGCTTACAAAGCAAATACGCAGAAGTTCCAATAACTGCTTATCCTGGAATGTTAATCATGCCAGGATTTATTGATACGCATATCCATTTTCCTCAGACAGAAATGATTGCTGCGTATGGAGAGCAACTTTTGGAATGGTTGAATGAGTATGTATTTCCAACTGAGGCAAAATTTAAAGATAAAGCATACGCACAAAAAATTGCGGCAATTTTTCTTAATGAACTACTGAGAAATGGTACAACAACTGCACTCGTTTTTGCGACAGTTCATCCGCAATCAGTTGATGCTTTTTTTGAAGAAGCAAGTCGGCAGAATTTAAGAATGATTGCTGGTAAAGTGATGATGGATCGTCATGCACCAGATAACCTTTCAGATACTGCTGAAACATCGTATCAAGAAAGTAAGCAACTGATTCAAAAGTGGCATAAAAAAGAACGTTTACTTTATGCTGTTACGCCTCGGTTTGCAATCACATCAACTCCTGAACAACTGCGGTTAGCAGGAAAGCTTTTAACAGAATTTCCCGATGTTTATTTGCATACACATTTATCAGAAAATGTCAATGAAGTTGAGTGGGTAAAACAGCTATTTCCTGAAAGTCAGGGTTATTTAGATGTTTATGATCGCGCCGGATTAGTCGGAGATCGCTCAGTGTTCGCGCACGGAGTCCAACTCACAGACGCAGAATTTCAGAGATTATCGCAAGCCAAGTCAGCGATCGCATTTTGCCCAACCTCTAATTTGTTTCTAGGAAGTGGACTTTTCAAGCTGACACAGGCTAAATGTAGAGAACACCCTGTAAAACTAGGTTTAGGAACCGATGTCGGTGCGGGAACGAGTTTTTCGCTTTTAGACACTGCCAGTGAAGCATATAAAGTTGCTCAACTTCAAAATCAGAAGCTATCGCCCTTTCAGGCACTCTTTTTAGCAACGCTGGGCGGTGCAAAGGCGCTGTCTTTAGAAGATAAAATTGGTAACTTTGATATCGGTAAAGAAGCTGACTTCGTTGTTCTCAATATGCGCGCAACTCCGTTAATGGCGCTGCGGAATCCTGCAACAACCCCAACTTCACTAGCAGAACTTGCAGAACAAGTGTTTGCACTGATTGTGCTAGGCGGCGATCGCGCAGTTCATGCAACGTATATTATGGGCGAAGTTTACACGCCATATTATGAAGGTGTTTCTTGA
- a CDS encoding NAD(P)H-quinone oxidoreductase subunit F — MNQTLFLTSWWVPFYGLIGAALTLPWATGIVRRTGPRPAAYLNLLMTGVAFVHSLIVWKDIWNQEPQSLLFTWLKAADLDLSIAVELSPVSMGAAVLITGLSLLAQLYALGYMEKDWALARFFALIGFFEAALSGLALSDSLFLSYVLLELLTLSTYLLVGFWYAQPLVVTAARDAFLTKRVGDILLLMGVVTLSAIAGSLNFSELNQWAQTAELSPLTATFLGLALIAGPAGKCAQFPLHLWLDEAMEGPNPASVLRNSMVVAGGAYVLFKLQPILVLSPVALDALVILGTVTAIGASLVSLAQIDIKRALSHSTSAYMGLVFIAIGMEQGGVALVLLFTHAIAKALLFMSAGSVILTTHTQDLTEMGGLWSRMPATTTAYVVGAAGMVTLLPLGSFWAKLQWADGFWSSHPWIVAVLFLTNGLTTLNLTRVFRLVFWGEPQPKTRRAPEVGWQMAVPMVSLTITTLLVPLLLQQWQLLPNWADVNWSATIVLVLSSVLGLTIGSTIYLHKAWSRSIQLPWRFIQDLLGYDFYIDRLYRLTVVSAVNFMSRLSAWVDRYIVDGFVNLVGIATIISGQSLKYSSFGQSQLYLLTIILGVSLLGFLISWSFGLFDHWQLFWKAIRG; from the coding sequence ATGAATCAGACGTTATTTTTAACAAGTTGGTGGGTGCCTTTTTATGGATTGATTGGCGCTGCGTTGACACTACCTTGGGCGACTGGAATAGTACGGCGCACTGGTCCTCGACCAGCAGCTTACTTAAATTTGTTGATGACAGGTGTCGCGTTTGTACACAGTTTAATTGTTTGGAAAGACATCTGGAACCAAGAACCGCAAAGTTTGCTTTTTACCTGGCTCAAAGCTGCTGATCTAGACTTATCGATCGCAGTTGAACTGTCACCCGTTAGTATGGGAGCTGCAGTTTTGATTACAGGATTAAGCCTTTTAGCGCAACTGTATGCGTTAGGATACATGGAAAAAGATTGGGCGTTAGCTCGATTCTTTGCGTTGATTGGCTTTTTTGAAGCTGCATTAAGTGGTTTAGCATTAAGCGATTCTTTGTTTCTCAGCTACGTGTTACTAGAGTTGCTGACGCTGTCTACTTATTTATTAGTAGGATTTTGGTATGCACAGCCGCTTGTCGTCACCGCCGCCCGCGATGCGTTTTTAACCAAACGCGTAGGCGATATTTTACTGTTGATGGGAGTCGTGACGCTCTCAGCAATAGCAGGAAGTTTGAACTTTTCCGAATTGAACCAATGGGCGCAAACTGCTGAACTTTCACCTTTAACCGCGACATTCTTAGGTTTAGCACTGATTGCGGGTCCTGCGGGGAAATGCGCGCAATTTCCTCTGCATCTTTGGCTTGATGAAGCAATGGAAGGACCAAACCCGGCTTCAGTACTGCGAAACTCAATGGTTGTCGCGGGTGGCGCGTACGTGCTGTTTAAATTACAACCAATTTTAGTGCTATCACCTGTGGCGCTCGATGCTTTAGTCATTCTGGGGACAGTCACGGCGATTGGTGCATCGTTAGTTTCACTAGCACAAATTGACATCAAGCGCGCCTTATCGCATTCGACAAGTGCGTACATGGGGTTAGTGTTCATTGCGATCGGGATGGAGCAAGGCGGAGTAGCGCTGGTATTGTTGTTTACCCATGCGATCGCTAAAGCATTATTATTCATGAGTGCCGGATCGGTCATTCTAACTACACATACGCAAGATTTAACCGAAATGGGCGGTTTGTGGTCGCGGATGCCTGCAACAACGACAGCTTACGTTGTAGGAGCTGCAGGCATGGTGACGCTACTACCTTTGGGGAGTTTTTGGGCAAAGCTGCAATGGGCAGATGGTTTTTGGAGTAGTCATCCTTGGATTGTTGCTGTCCTGTTTTTGACAAATGGCTTAACAACCTTAAACCTTACCCGCGTATTCCGCTTGGTGTTCTGGGGCGAACCTCAACCAAAAACGCGCCGCGCGCCAGAAGTTGGCTGGCAAATGGCTGTACCAATGGTGAGTTTAACGATTACAACACTGTTAGTACCGCTCTTGTTACAACAATGGCAACTGCTCCCTAATTGGGCAGATGTGAATTGGTCAGCAACGATAGTTCTTGTATTATCGAGCGTTCTAGGATTAACTATCGGCTCGACGATTTACCTCCACAAAGCATGGTCGAGATCGATTCAGCTACCGTGGCGATTTATTCAAGATTTATTAGGCTACGACTTCTATATCGACCGTCTGTATCGCTTAACCGTTGTGAGTGCAGTTAACTTCATGTCGCGGTTGAGTGCGTGGGTCGATCGCTACATCGTCGATGGCTTTGTCAATCTAGTTGGTATCGCGACAATTATCAGCGGACAAAGCTTGAAATATAGTAGTTTTGGGCAATCGCAGCTTTATCTACTCACAATTATCTTAGGCGTCAGTCTGCTAGGTTTTTTGATTAGCTGGTCATTTGGTCTTTTCGATCACTGGCAATTGTTCTGGAAAGCAATTAGAGGCTAA
- a CDS encoding NADH-quinone oxidoreductase subunit M, whose protein sequence is MLSALILVPLIGAAIVGFFPKAIAPTSSRNIALIFASLPFLLSIVLAAQFNPTNVTQQFSEFIPWITAIGLNYHLGVDGLSLPLLVLNGLLTCIAIYSSDEDIQRSRFYYSLVLILSAAVSGAFLAQDLLLFFLFYEIELIPLYLLIAIWGGQRRGYAATKFLIYTATSGILLLASFLGLVWLSGASSFALATLDSNALPLATQIVLLCGILLAFGIKIPLVPLHTWLPDAHVEASTPISVLLAGVLLKLGTYGLLRFGLGLLPQAWEVLAPVLAIWAVVSVLYGASCAIAQTDMKKMVAYSSIGHMGYILLAAAAATPLSILASVLQMVSHGLISALLFLLVGVVYKKTGSRDIETLRGLLNPERGLPLIGSLMVLGVMASAGIPGMVGFMAEFLVFRGSFPVFPTETILSMVGTGLTAVYFLLLINRVFFGRLSPQVIDLPRVYFRDRAPAVVLAVLIVIFGLQPNWLIRWSEPATTAMSAIPVVAQRSQLASHTPILKSNPVTFNSLQ, encoded by the coding sequence ATGCTGAGTGCTTTGATTTTAGTACCGCTTATTGGTGCAGCAATTGTGGGTTTTTTCCCGAAAGCGATCGCACCTACTAGTTCGCGTAACATCGCTTTAATATTCGCAAGTCTTCCGTTCTTACTGAGTATCGTTCTTGCAGCGCAGTTTAATCCTACGAACGTTACTCAACAATTTTCCGAATTCATCCCGTGGATCACAGCGATCGGCTTGAACTATCACTTAGGTGTTGATGGTTTATCGTTACCGCTGTTGGTATTAAATGGTTTACTGACCTGTATTGCGATTTACAGCAGCGATGAAGATATTCAGCGGTCGCGCTTTTACTACTCACTTGTTCTGATTTTAAGTGCAGCGGTAAGTGGCGCATTTTTAGCACAAGATTTACTTTTGTTTTTCCTCTTTTATGAAATAGAACTGATTCCGCTGTACCTATTAATTGCCATTTGGGGAGGACAGCGGCGCGGTTATGCAGCAACGAAGTTCTTAATCTATACTGCTACCTCTGGAATATTGCTTTTAGCAAGTTTCTTAGGTTTAGTTTGGTTAAGTGGTGCTTCAAGTTTTGCACTCGCAACGTTAGATTCTAACGCGTTACCTTTAGCAACACAAATTGTGCTACTGTGCGGAATTTTACTCGCTTTCGGAATCAAAATTCCCCTAGTGCCTCTACACACGTGGCTACCAGATGCACACGTTGAAGCCTCGACACCTATTTCGGTATTACTCGCAGGAGTCCTTTTGAAATTAGGTACGTATGGCTTATTACGCTTTGGTTTAGGCTTGTTGCCCCAAGCGTGGGAAGTGTTAGCACCAGTGTTAGCAATTTGGGCAGTGGTAAGCGTATTGTACGGTGCTTCGTGTGCGATCGCGCAAACCGACATGAAAAAAATGGTTGCGTATAGTTCGATTGGACATATGGGCTATATCCTCCTCGCCGCCGCCGCCGCAACGCCATTAAGTATCTTGGCGAGTGTTTTGCAAATGGTTAGCCACGGATTAATCTCGGCATTGCTGTTTCTTTTAGTCGGCGTTGTCTACAAAAAAACTGGCAGTCGCGATATCGAAACTTTGCGCGGTTTACTCAACCCTGAACGCGGTTTACCTTTGATTGGCAGTTTGATGGTGTTGGGCGTGATGGCAAGCGCGGGTATTCCAGGAATGGTGGGATTTATGGCTGAATTTCTGGTATTTCGAGGAAGTTTTCCAGTATTTCCGACAGAAACTATATTATCGATGGTTGGTACCGGTTTAACTGCTGTTTACTTCTTATTGCTCATCAACCGCGTATTTTTTGGCCGTTTGTCACCACAAGTTATCGATTTACCCCGCGTGTATTTTCGCGATCGCGCCCCTGCGGTTGTCTTAGCCGTTTTAATCGTCATTTTCGGCTTACAACCAAATTGGCTGATTCGTTGGAGTGAACCTGCAACAACTGCAATGAGTGCGATTCCAGTCGTGGCGCAGCGATCGCAGTTGGCAAGTCATACACCGATACTAAAATCCAATCCTGTCACATTCAACTCTTTGCAGTAG
- a CDS encoding trimeric intracellular cation channel family protein has translation MILYLLDLLGVAVFAVSGALAAGRKSLDLLGVAAIAIVTAIGGGTLRDVLLDNPVFWIQNPIYLVVILSSAALTLIYTRFRQPPAKALLIADALGLSFFAISGAQGVEQADLSRIIVVLMGTITGVAGGVIRDVLLAEIPLILRRGNLYATAAIAGIIMYLILQQFGIVRTVAALLGMGTITALRLASIVWGLSLPVFSLQDRQ, from the coding sequence GTGATTCTCTATTTACTGGATCTTTTAGGTGTCGCTGTTTTCGCGGTAAGTGGAGCGCTAGCAGCAGGGCGTAAAAGCTTGGATTTGTTGGGTGTAGCAGCGATCGCCATTGTTACAGCAATTGGTGGAGGTACGCTACGCGATGTTTTGCTAGATAATCCAGTATTCTGGATTCAAAATCCCATTTATTTAGTAGTCATTCTATCCTCTGCCGCACTAACGCTTATCTACACTCGGTTTCGCCAACCACCGGCTAAAGCACTCTTAATCGCTGACGCACTGGGTTTAAGCTTTTTTGCAATTAGTGGCGCTCAAGGCGTGGAACAAGCAGATTTATCTCGCATTATTGTTGTCTTAATGGGAACAATTACAGGCGTTGCGGGAGGTGTTATACGCGATGTCCTATTAGCCGAAATTCCTCTGATTTTGCGACGCGGAAATCTCTACGCAACAGCAGCGATCGCTGGTATTATCATGTATCTAATTTTACAACAATTCGGCATTGTGCGAACAGTTGCGGCTTTACTAGGAATGGGAACAATTACAGCACTCAGGCTTGCTTCCATCGTTTGGGGATTATCGCTTCCTGTATTTAGTTTGCAAGATCGTCAGTAA